One Janthinobacterium sp. TB1-E2 genomic region harbors:
- the lptG gene encoding LPS export ABC transporter permease LptG, whose product MKILQRYFAVSIFQAVLFVLLAFLALQAFIDLTGELPKVGRNGYTIQYAFLYVLVLVPGHVYEVMPIAALIGTIYTMAQFAASSEFTIMRASSMSTAMAAGFLFRIGIVFVVITFIFGELITPRTEPLAERLKLTSRGAAVSSEFRSGLWTKDMVKSDGLTGTVTGSRFFNVGEARPDGQLKNVKLYEFDTDMRLRTLTVAKGATYQGNNIWRLTDVTETSFSNSAATAPGFEPKLANYYGQETSLVRTVQSASKDMTSEVTPKILTVSASDPERMSASELAVYTRHLAENKQETERFRIAFWKKLIDPLAIFVLMALALPFAYMHTRSGGISLKIFIGIMIGVSFMLVNTLFSHLGLLSTWPAFLTAVAPSALYLLLALGALWWVERH is encoded by the coding sequence ATGAAGATTTTACAGCGCTATTTTGCGGTCTCGATATTCCAGGCGGTGCTGTTCGTGCTGCTGGCCTTTTTGGCACTGCAAGCCTTCATCGACCTGACGGGCGAGCTGCCCAAGGTAGGCCGCAACGGCTACACCATCCAGTATGCCTTCCTGTATGTGCTGGTACTGGTGCCGGGGCATGTGTACGAGGTGATGCCCATCGCGGCGCTGATCGGCACCATCTACACGATGGCGCAGTTTGCCGCCAGTTCCGAATTCACCATCATGCGCGCTTCGAGCATGTCGACGGCGATGGCGGCCGGTTTCCTGTTCCGCATCGGTATCGTCTTCGTCGTCATCACCTTCATCTTCGGCGAGTTGATCACGCCGCGCACGGAGCCGCTGGCCGAGCGCCTCAAGCTGACCTCGCGCGGCGCGGCCGTGTCGAGCGAGTTTCGCTCTGGCCTGTGGACCAAGGACATGGTCAAGAGCGATGGCTTGACGGGCACCGTCACCGGCTCGCGCTTTTTCAATGTGGGCGAAGCGCGTCCGGACGGCCAGCTGAAAAACGTCAAGCTGTATGAATTCGACACCGATATGCGCTTGCGCACCCTGACCGTGGCCAAGGGCGCGACGTATCAGGGCAATAATATCTGGCGCCTGACCGATGTGACGGAAACCTCGTTCTCGAACAGCGCGGCCACCGCGCCAGGCTTCGAGCCGAAGCTGGCGAACTACTATGGGCAGGAAACGAGCTTGGTGCGCACGGTGCAAAGCGCCAGCAAGGACATGACGTCGGAAGTGACGCCGAAGATCCTGACGGTGTCGGCCTCCGATCCCGAGCGCATGTCGGCCAGCGAACTGGCCGTGTACACGCGCCACCTGGCCGAGAACAAGCAGGAAACAGAGCGTTTCCGCATCGCCTTCTGGAAAAAGCTGATCGATCCACTGGCCATTTTCGTGCTGATGGCGCTGGCGCTGCCGTTCGCCTACATGCATACGCGTAGCGGCGGCATCAGCCTGAAGATTTTCATCGGCATCATGATCGGCGTGAGCTTCATGCTGGTCAACACCCTGTTCTCGCATCTTGGGCTGCTCAGCACCTGGCCGGCCTTCCTGACGGCGGTGGCGCCGAGCGCCCTGTATCTGCTGCTGGCGCTGGGCGCCCTGTGGTGGGTGGAGCGGCACTGA
- a CDS encoding sirohydrochlorin chelatase, giving the protein METNVKQALILFAHGARAASWAAPFERLRDLTQARMPGTCVHLAFLELMTPRLPELVATLLAELPNGAILDVTVVPVFLGQGGHVLRDLPLLLEELRQQHPALRLKVVEAVGENASVLAAIADYCVAAPGSSPIP; this is encoded by the coding sequence ATGGAGACGAACGTGAAACAGGCACTGATCTTGTTTGCCCATGGCGCGCGCGCCGCATCGTGGGCCGCGCCGTTCGAGCGCCTGCGCGACCTGACCCAGGCGCGCATGCCCGGTACCTGCGTGCACCTGGCTTTCCTGGAACTGATGACGCCACGCCTGCCCGAACTGGTGGCGACCCTGCTGGCCGAGCTGCCCAATGGCGCCATCCTGGACGTTACCGTGGTGCCCGTGTTCCTGGGGCAGGGCGGGCATGTGCTGCGCGACCTGCCGCTGCTGCTGGAGGAACTGCGCCAGCAGCATCCGGCACTGCGCCTGAAGGTGGTCGAGGCGGTCGGCGAGAACGCCAGTGTGCTGGCCGCCATCGCCGATTACTGCGTGGCGGCGCCAGGCTCCAGCCCTATCCCTTGA
- a CDS encoding Stealth CR1 domain-containing protein, whose translation MSGIDIVYLWVDGADPAWRARRQHAYAAWAQAHPGQLALHGNVAGRYRDNGELRYNLRALERFFPGHGHIYLLTDRQVPHWLRASPRLTVIDHASLMPGASLPVFDSGHIESYLHHIPGLSERFLYLNDDVFFGAPFEPAFWFGKEGEGRLSVFTESAPHDDVQGLRADVAAPVNCATLSRQWLSAQYPEYLHEPRLYAHAPRPMLKSALHALEGLAPAMFAGVRATVFRSWQVPALLPDLVPRWMVHQGFARSRMLDPLHIASGDVAAPRQLEELAARFGSLAFFCINDTCDEAEDDDPRLLRVAATLQRLLPLPSSFESA comes from the coding sequence TTGAGCGGTATCGACATCGTCTACCTGTGGGTAGACGGCGCCGATCCCGCCTGGCGCGCGCGCCGGCAGCACGCCTATGCCGCCTGGGCGCAGGCGCATCCGGGCCAGCTGGCCCTGCACGGCAACGTGGCGGGGCGCTACCGCGACAACGGCGAACTGCGCTACAACCTGCGCGCGCTCGAGCGTTTCTTCCCAGGCCACGGCCATATCTACCTGCTGACGGACCGGCAAGTGCCCCACTGGCTGCGTGCTTCACCGCGCCTGACGGTGATCGACCATGCGAGCCTGATGCCCGGTGCATCGCTGCCCGTGTTCGACTCCGGCCATATCGAATCGTATCTGCACCATATTCCGGGCCTGTCCGAACGCTTCCTGTATCTAAACGACGACGTATTTTTTGGCGCGCCGTTCGAGCCCGCGTTCTGGTTCGGGAAGGAAGGGGAGGGGCGTTTGAGTGTGTTTACGGAGAGCGCGCCGCACGATGACGTGCAGGGCTTGCGCGCCGATGTGGCGGCGCCCGTCAATTGCGCTACGTTGTCGCGGCAATGGCTGTCGGCGCAGTACCCCGAATACCTGCATGAACCGCGCCTGTATGCGCATGCGCCGCGGCCCATGCTGAAAAGCGCGCTGCATGCACTGGAAGGGCTGGCGCCGGCCATGTTTGCCGGCGTGCGCGCGACGGTGTTCCGCTCGTGGCAGGTGCCGGCATTGCTGCCCGATCTGGTGCCGCGCTGGATGGTGCATCAGGGATTCGCGCGCTCGCGCATGCTCGACCCGCTGCATATCGCCAGCGGCGATGTGGCGGCGCCGCGCCAGCTCGAGGAGCTGGCCGCGCGATTCGGCAGCTTGGCGTTTTTCTGCATCAACGATACCTGCGACGAGGCCGAGGACGACGACCCGCGCCTGCTGCGCGTGGCCGCTACCTTGCAGCGGCTGCTGCCGCTGCCATCCTCATTTGAAAGTGCTTAA
- the cobA gene encoding uroporphyrinogen-III C-methyltransferase produces the protein MNSSPSLPGKVYLIGAGPGAQDLMTLRGARLLAQADVVLHDALVTEEMLELCPQAQKILVGKRCGQLSTAQAFINKQLVDNARKHAVVVRLKGGDPMLFGRADEELRALEEAGIAVEVVPGITTALGAAAPTQQPLTKRGVSRSVAFFTSSTAPGEPDQTRIPDCDTLVQYMGGREAIATAQRLLAQGRRADTPVVVIENCSRPDQRIVRLTLSALAHGLGENHGPVLVMLGDAMAVRAHQAIEETAAILARHA, from the coding sequence ATGAACAGCTCCCCATCTCTCCCCGGCAAGGTCTACCTGATCGGCGCCGGGCCCGGCGCGCAAGACCTGATGACCTTGCGCGGCGCGCGCCTGCTGGCACAGGCGGACGTCGTGCTGCACGACGCACTGGTCACCGAAGAGATGCTGGAGCTGTGCCCGCAGGCGCAAAAGATTCTGGTCGGCAAGCGCTGCGGCCAGTTGTCGACGGCGCAGGCCTTCATCAACAAGCAACTGGTCGACAACGCGCGCAAGCACGCCGTCGTCGTGCGCCTGAAAGGGGGCGACCCCATGCTGTTCGGCCGCGCCGACGAGGAATTGCGGGCGCTGGAAGAAGCGGGCATCGCCGTCGAAGTGGTGCCCGGCATTACCACGGCCCTGGGGGCCGCGGCCCCCACACAGCAGCCGCTGACCAAACGGGGCGTGTCGCGCAGCGTGGCCTTTTTCACGTCCAGCACGGCGCCGGGCGAACCGGACCAGACGCGCATCCCCGACTGTGACACCCTGGTGCAATACATGGGTGGCCGCGAAGCCATCGCCACGGCCCAGCGCCTGCTGGCCCAGGGCCGACGTGCCGACACCCCGGTGGTGGTGATTGAAAACTGCAGCCGCCCGGACCAGCGCATCGTGCGCCTGACGCTGAGCGCCCTGGCGCATGGCCTGGGTGAAAACCACGGCCCCGTGCTGGTGATGCTGGGCGACGCCATGGCTGTGCGCGCGCACCAGGCCATCGAAGAAACGGCCGCCATTCTGGCGCGCCATGCTTGA
- a CDS encoding sulfate adenylyltransferase subunit 1, whose product MNAAIQNTNLTDSLERGMLRFITAGSVDDGKSTLIGRLLFDSKGIFADQLDAMSRSKHKRTVGDTVDLSLLTDGLEAEREQGITIDVAYRYFATPKRKFIIADTPGHEQYTRNMVTGASTADAVIILIDVSKVKLGDDGSVELLIQTKRHSTIAHLLQIEHVVVAVNKMDLVDYDETVYNRIVAAYREFAQSLGLKDITPIPLSALTGDNVVERGDKLGWYTGPTLIELLESLSVYDESHDTPFRFPVQLVARHNGHEANDFRGYMGRIEAGKVSIGDTLVVQPSGQTATVKDIVTLDGSLSTAVVGQSVTLLLNEYLDISRGDLLASSERPATLLKQVVADVCWLSEDALDLRRKYWIKHGTKQTAAKVTAIESILDINTQQRHPAEGLKLNDIARISLNVQQALAADAYADIRATGAFILIDEVTHQTVAAGMVRL is encoded by the coding sequence ATGAACGCAGCAATCCAGAACACCAACCTCACCGACAGCCTGGAGCGCGGCATGCTGCGCTTCATCACGGCCGGGTCCGTCGATGACGGCAAGAGCACGCTGATCGGCCGTTTGCTGTTCGACAGCAAGGGCATCTTCGCCGACCAGCTCGACGCCATGTCGCGCTCCAAGCACAAGCGCACGGTGGGCGACACGGTCGACCTGTCGCTGCTGACAGACGGCCTGGAAGCGGAACGCGAGCAAGGTATCACGATCGATGTGGCTTACCGCTACTTTGCCACGCCGAAACGCAAATTCATCATCGCCGACACGCCGGGCCACGAGCAATACACGCGCAACATGGTGACGGGCGCCTCCACCGCCGATGCCGTCATCATCCTGATCGACGTGTCGAAAGTGAAACTGGGCGACGATGGCAGCGTGGAATTGCTGATCCAGACCAAGCGCCATTCGACAATTGCCCACTTGCTGCAGATCGAGCACGTGGTCGTGGCCGTCAACAAGATGGACCTCGTCGACTACGATGAAACGGTGTACAACCGCATCGTGGCCGCCTACCGCGAATTCGCCCAGTCGCTGGGCTTGAAGGACATCACGCCGATCCCGCTGTCGGCACTCACCGGCGACAACGTCGTCGAACGCGGCGACAAGCTGGGCTGGTACACAGGCCCGACCTTGATCGAGCTGCTCGAATCGCTGTCCGTCTACGACGAATCGCACGACACCCCGTTCCGCTTCCCGGTGCAGCTGGTGGCGCGCCACAACGGCCACGAAGCGAACGACTTCCGCGGCTACATGGGCCGCATCGAGGCGGGCAAGGTCAGCATCGGCGACACCCTCGTGGTGCAGCCATCGGGCCAGACGGCAACCGTCAAGGATATCGTCACCCTGGACGGCTCGCTGAGCACCGCCGTGGTGGGCCAGTCCGTGACCCTGCTGCTCAATGAATACCTCGACATCTCGCGCGGCGACTTGCTGGCGAGCAGTGAGCGCCCTGCCACCCTGCTGAAACAAGTGGTGGCCGACGTGTGCTGGCTGTCGGAAGACGCGCTCGACTTGCGCCGCAAGTACTGGATCAAGCACGGCACCAAGCAGACGGCGGCCAAGGTGACGGCGATCGAATCGATCCTCGACATCAATACGCAGCAGCGCCATCCGGCCGAAGGCTTGAAGCTCAACGATATCGCCCGCATCAGCCTGAACGTGCAGCAGGCGCTGGCGGCCGACGCGTATGCCGATATCCGCGCCACCGGCGCCTTCATCCTGATCGATGAAGTCACCCACCAGACCGTCGCGGCCGGCATGGTTCGACTCTAA
- a CDS encoding phosphoadenylyl-sulfate reductase, with product MSDLSTLIDATQQTLTRIAADFSPAVFASSLAAEDMVLTDMILKAKLPIGIFSLETGRLHQETLAVLDKVKTRYDHDITLYRPQPEAVAAYVEQNGLNAFYNSVEMRRECCRIRKVEPLGRALAGNKAWVTGQRRAQSTTRAELHVQEDDAAHAMTKFNPLADWSEEDVWAYIRANDVPYNALHDQGYPSIGCEPCTRAVQPGEDVRAGRWWWENPDSKECGLHMVDGKLIRIKSVAA from the coding sequence ATGAGCGACCTCTCTACTTTAATTGACGCCACCCAGCAAACGCTGACACGCATCGCCGCGGACTTTTCGCCGGCCGTGTTCGCCTCTAGCCTGGCAGCCGAAGACATGGTGCTGACCGACATGATACTCAAGGCGAAGCTGCCCATCGGCATCTTCTCCCTGGAAACAGGCCGGCTGCACCAGGAAACCCTGGCCGTGCTCGACAAGGTCAAGACCCGTTACGACCACGACATCACCTTGTACCGCCCGCAACCGGAAGCCGTGGCCGCTTACGTGGAACAAAATGGCCTGAACGCGTTCTACAACAGCGTCGAGATGCGCCGCGAATGCTGCCGCATCCGCAAGGTCGAGCCGCTGGGCCGCGCCCTGGCCGGCAACAAGGCCTGGGTCACGGGACAGCGCCGCGCGCAGTCCACCACGCGCGCCGAATTGCACGTGCAGGAAGACGACGCGGCGCACGCGATGACAAAATTCAATCCGCTGGCGGACTGGTCGGAAGAAGACGTGTGGGCCTACATCCGCGCCAACGACGTGCCGTACAACGCGCTGCACGACCAGGGTTACCCGTCGATCGGCTGCGAACCGTGCACGCGGGCCGTGCAGCCCGGCGAAGATGTGCGCGCCGGACGCTGGTGGTGGGAAAACCCCGACTCCAAGGAATGCGGCCTGCACATGGTGGACGGCAAACTGATACGCATCAAATCCGTGGCAGCCTGA
- a CDS encoding DUF934 domain-containing protein, producing the protein MFEVREEIIKNAAVVPNTWGLLRLDENDTPETVVVPAGKVIVPLLVWQAQRETLAARLPDIGVWLASDERPEELAADVEQLPVIGVDFPKFTDGRGYSIAFNLRARLGFQGELRAIGDVLRDQLFSMHRVGFDAYATRPDRSIHDALKGLSVFSETYQASWDQKSPLFRRHQREGQNPDLDNAAGI; encoded by the coding sequence ATGTTTGAAGTACGCGAAGAAATCATCAAGAACGCCGCCGTGGTGCCGAATACCTGGGGCTTGCTGCGCCTCGATGAAAACGACACGCCGGAAACAGTGGTCGTGCCAGCCGGCAAGGTCATCGTGCCGCTGCTCGTATGGCAAGCCCAGCGCGAAACCCTGGCCGCTCGCCTGCCCGACATCGGCGTATGGCTGGCCAGCGACGAGCGCCCGGAAGAACTGGCGGCCGACGTGGAGCAACTGCCCGTCATCGGCGTGGACTTCCCGAAATTCACGGATGGCCGCGGCTATTCCATCGCGTTCAACCTGCGCGCCCGCCTCGGTTTCCAAGGTGAATTGCGCGCGATTGGCGACGTGCTGCGCGACCAGCTGTTTTCCATGCACCGGGTCGGCTTCGACGCGTATGCGACACGCCCCGACCGCAGCATCCATGACGCCCTGAAAGGTTTATCCGTGTTCTCGGAAACCTACCAGGCGTCGTGGGATCAAAAATCGCCGCTGTTCCGCCGCCACCAGCGCGAAGGCCAGAATCCTGACCTCGACAACGCGGCCGGCATCTGA
- a CDS encoding nitrite/sulfite reductase, with the protein MYHYDQYDHLIIKERIAQYRDQVARRIANELTEEEFIPLRLQNGLYMQRHAYMLRIAVPYGLLSAKQMRMFAHIARKYDRGYGHFTTRQNIQFNWIELEQTPDILTDLASVEMHAIQTSGNCIRNTTSDPFAGVAADEIIDPRPYAEVLRQWSTFHPEFIALPRKFKVAINGAEEDRAAIAVHDIGLTAVRNAAGEVGFKVMAGGGMGRTPILGSVVRDFLPWQHLLTYIQAIMRVYNLHGRRDNKYKARIKILLKAIGVEEFTRQVEAEWVDLKDGPETLTAEEMQRVADFFNPPAYLALPELDYKNEHADNKAYVNWLARNVKPHQRPGYVAVVLSLKKTGVPPGDATAEQIDFVADLADRYSFGELRVTHEQNLVLADVEQSKLFTLWQEAKAHGLATPNIGLLTDMICCPGGDFCSLANAKSLPIAAAIAERFDSIDFQHDIGEIELNISGCINACGHHHVGSIGILGVDKDGSEWYQVSIGGAQGNNAAIGKIIGPSFSSLQMPEVIGRLLHVYVRDRHEGERFVDTAQRLGLAPFKEHVYATPITVGNLVGEDEYV; encoded by the coding sequence ATGTACCATTACGATCAGTACGACCACCTCATCATCAAAGAACGCATCGCCCAGTACCGAGACCAGGTTGCGCGCCGTATCGCCAATGAACTGACGGAAGAGGAATTCATTCCGCTGCGCCTGCAAAACGGCCTGTACATGCAACGCCACGCCTACATGCTGCGTATCGCCGTGCCGTACGGCTTGCTTTCGGCCAAGCAGATGCGCATGTTCGCGCACATCGCGCGCAAGTATGACCGCGGCTATGGCCACTTCACGACGCGCCAGAACATCCAGTTCAACTGGATCGAACTGGAGCAGACTCCCGATATCCTGACGGACCTCGCTTCCGTGGAAATGCACGCGATCCAAACGTCGGGCAACTGTATCCGTAATACAACATCGGACCCGTTCGCCGGTGTCGCAGCCGATGAAATCATCGATCCGCGCCCGTACGCGGAAGTATTGCGCCAGTGGAGCACCTTCCACCCCGAGTTCATCGCCCTGCCGCGTAAATTCAAGGTCGCCATCAATGGCGCCGAGGAAGACCGCGCCGCCATCGCCGTGCACGACATCGGCTTGACGGCCGTGCGCAACGCGGCCGGCGAAGTGGGCTTCAAGGTCATGGCCGGCGGCGGCATGGGCCGCACGCCGATTTTGGGCAGCGTCGTGCGCGACTTCCTGCCGTGGCAGCATTTGCTGACGTATATCCAGGCGATCATGCGCGTGTACAACTTGCACGGCCGCCGCGACAACAAATACAAGGCGCGCATCAAGATTTTGCTGAAAGCCATCGGCGTGGAAGAATTCACGCGCCAGGTGGAAGCAGAGTGGGTCGACTTGAAAGACGGTCCGGAAACCCTGACGGCCGAGGAAATGCAGCGCGTGGCGGACTTCTTCAATCCGCCCGCTTACCTGGCCTTGCCGGAACTCGACTACAAGAACGAACATGCGGACAACAAGGCCTATGTGAACTGGCTGGCGCGCAACGTCAAGCCGCACCAGCGCCCCGGCTACGTGGCCGTGGTGCTGTCCCTGAAGAAAACGGGCGTGCCGCCGGGCGACGCGACGGCCGAGCAGATCGATTTCGTGGCCGATCTGGCCGACCGCTACAGCTTTGGCGAACTGCGCGTGACGCACGAGCAAAACCTCGTGCTGGCCGACGTGGAACAGTCGAAACTGTTCACGCTGTGGCAGGAAGCCAAGGCGCATGGCCTGGCCACGCCGAACATCGGCTTGCTGACCGACATGATCTGCTGCCCTGGTGGCGACTTCTGCTCGCTGGCCAACGCCAAGTCGCTGCCGATCGCGGCCGCCATCGCGGAACGCTTCGACAGCATCGACTTCCAGCATGACATCGGCGAGATCGAACTGAACATTTCCGGCTGCATCAATGCCTGCGGCCACCATCACGTGGGCAGCATCGGCATCCTCGGCGTCGACAAGGATGGCAGCGAATGGTATCAAGTGTCGATAGGCGGCGCGCAAGGCAACAACGCGGCCATCGGCAAGATCATCGGGCCATCGTTCTCTTCCCTGCAGATGCCTGAAGTCATCGGCCGCCTGCTGCACGTCTACGTGCGCGACCGCCACGAAGGCGAGCGCTTCGTCGACACGGCCCAGCGCCTGGGCCTGGCGCCGTTCAAGGAACACGTATATGCAACGCCGATCACGGTCGGCAACCTGGTGGGAGAAGACGAATATGTTTGA
- a CDS encoding sulfite exporter TauE/SafE family protein, with the protein MTLSYIVSGFAVGLLVGMTGVGGGSLMTPLLTLLFGVPPSVAVGTDLAFASITKSAGTLTHRLRGTIRWDIVKRLCIGALPAAVIATLALKSFGTLSPEIGQIIRYSIAGSVLLTVVALIFKGRMLAWINAHPEKQLQGNKLAAATIIAGAVLGVLVTVSSIGAGAIGATLLVMLYPRMSSAEVAGTDIAYAVPLTAIAALGHWWLGSIHWELLASLLVGSLPGITLGSWVARSVPEKFLRVLLAMTLTGVAVKLIY; encoded by the coding sequence ATGACTTTGTCTTATATAGTCTCAGGATTTGCCGTAGGATTACTCGTAGGAATGACCGGCGTGGGCGGCGGCTCGCTGATGACGCCGCTGTTAACCCTGCTGTTTGGCGTACCGCCTTCCGTGGCCGTCGGTACCGACCTGGCGTTCGCCTCGATCACCAAGAGCGCCGGCACGCTGACGCACCGCCTGCGCGGCACCATCCGCTGGGATATCGTCAAGCGCCTGTGCATCGGCGCTCTGCCCGCCGCCGTCATCGCGACCCTGGCGCTCAAATCGTTCGGCACCCTGTCGCCGGAAATCGGCCAGATCATCCGCTACTCGATCGCCGGCTCCGTGCTGCTGACCGTCGTGGCACTGATTTTCAAGGGCCGCATGCTGGCCTGGATCAATGCGCACCCTGAGAAACAATTACAAGGCAACAAGCTTGCCGCTGCGACCATTATTGCCGGCGCCGTGCTGGGCGTGCTGGTAACGGTCTCGTCGATCGGCGCCGGCGCCATCGGCGCCACACTGCTGGTGATGCTGTATCCACGCATGAGCTCGGCCGAAGTGGCGGGCACCGATATCGCCTATGCCGTGCCCCTGACGGCCATCGCCGCCCTGGGCCACTGGTGGCTCGGCTCCATCCACTGGGAATTGCTGGCCTCCTTGCTGGTCGGCTCCCTGCCCGGCATCACGCTCGGTTCCTGGGTCGCCCGCTCCGTGCCGGAAAAGTTTTTACGAGTGCTGCTGGCGATGACCTTGACCGGCGTGGCAGTGAAGCTAATCTATTAA
- a CDS encoding CysB family HTH-type transcriptional regulator, producing MNLHQLRFVREAVRQNYNLTDAAKALFTSQPGVSKAIIELEEELGVDIFTRHGKRIRGLTEPGRLVLESVELIMQEIDSMKRIGKEFAAQDSGSFTIATTHTQARYTLPKVVQAFMLKFPKVRLSLLQGNPRQIAEMVQRDQADLAIATESIAAIDGLITLPCYQWEHVVVVPVDHPLLKSKSVTLEEIAAFPLITYDSAFAGRNKIDHAFVLRGLKPDILLEAIDADVIKTYVELGMGIGIIAGMAFDAERDKGLRAIPVGHLFGMNVSRVAVKQGAYLRSYIYTFIELLTPTLNRKLIEQAMSGDKEHYEL from the coding sequence ATGAATCTCCATCAACTGCGCTTCGTGCGCGAAGCGGTCCGGCAGAATTACAACCTGACGGACGCCGCCAAGGCCCTATTCACGTCGCAACCTGGCGTATCGAAAGCCATCATCGAGCTGGAGGAAGAGCTGGGCGTGGATATTTTTACGCGCCATGGCAAGCGTATCCGCGGCTTGACGGAGCCGGGCCGCCTAGTGCTGGAGTCGGTTGAGCTGATCATGCAGGAAATCGACAGCATGAAGCGCATCGGCAAGGAATTCGCGGCGCAGGACAGCGGCAGCTTTACGATTGCAACTACGCACACGCAGGCGCGCTACACCTTGCCCAAGGTCGTGCAAGCCTTCATGCTGAAGTTCCCAAAGGTCAGATTGTCTTTGCTGCAAGGCAATCCTCGCCAGATCGCCGAGATGGTGCAGCGAGACCAGGCGGACCTGGCCATCGCCACCGAATCGATCGCCGCCATCGATGGCTTGATTACCTTGCCATGCTATCAATGGGAGCACGTGGTGGTGGTGCCCGTCGATCATCCGCTGCTCAAATCGAAGTCCGTGACCCTGGAAGAAATCGCCGCTTTCCCCCTGATTACCTATGACAGCGCGTTCGCCGGACGCAACAAGATCGACCACGCTTTCGTGCTGCGCGGCCTGAAACCGGACATCTTGCTGGAAGCCATCGATGCGGACGTCATCAAGACTTATGTCGAGTTGGGCATGGGGATTGGTATCATAGCGGGTATGGCCTTCGATGCCGAGCGCGACAAAGGCTTGCGCGCCATCCCTGTCGGCCATCTGTTCGGCATGAATGTGTCGCGCGTGGCCGTCAAGCAGGGCGCGTATTTGCGCAGCTATATCTATACCTTTATCGAGTTGCTGACGCCGACCCTGAACCGCAAGCTCATCGAGCAGGCGATGAGCGGTGATAAAGAGCACTACGAACTATAA
- a CDS encoding class I SAM-dependent methyltransferase: MITDQLAKYYATIAQQYERVYDKPERQEDLEVLRDKVADVLEGHTVLELACGTGYWTEVVAESADSVLATDINDEMLALAQSRGLPDNVTFAKLDAFNLPDDLLGKFTAVFAGFWWSHVKREDQDKYLKQLRSKLGKDILLVLIDNSYVDGSSTVIARTDLEGNTHQFRTTDAGERYEVLKNFPSDSHLRKKFAHSAREIRMKRLEYYWLLSCRLK; the protein is encoded by the coding sequence ATGATTACCGATCAGCTTGCCAAATATTACGCCACCATCGCGCAGCAGTACGAGCGCGTCTATGACAAGCCCGAACGCCAGGAAGACCTGGAAGTGTTGCGCGACAAGGTCGCCGACGTGCTGGAAGGCCACACCGTGCTGGAGCTGGCTTGCGGCACCGGCTACTGGACGGAAGTGGTGGCCGAGTCGGCCGACTCCGTGCTGGCCACCGATATCAACGATGAAATGCTGGCGCTGGCCCAATCGCGCGGCTTACCCGACAACGTCACCTTCGCCAAGCTCGATGCCTTCAACTTGCCCGATGACTTGCTGGGCAAGTTTACGGCCGTGTTCGCCGGTTTCTGGTGGTCGCACGTCAAGCGCGAAGACCAGGACAAATACCTGAAGCAATTGCGCAGCAAGCTGGGCAAGGACATTCTGCTGGTGCTGATCGATAATTCCTATGTCGATGGCAGCAGCACCGTGATCGCGCGTACCGACCTGGAAGGCAACACCCACCAGTTCCGCACGACGGACGCGGGCGAGCGCTATGAAGTACTGAAGAATTTCCCGTCAGATAGCCACCTGCGCAAGAAGTTTGCCCACTCGGCCCGCGAAATCCGCATGAAGCGCCTGGAATACTACTGGCTGCTGAGCTGCCGCCTGAAGTAA